From Nitrospirota bacterium, the proteins below share one genomic window:
- a CDS encoding HPF/RaiA family ribosome-associated protein translates to MNIHYRKVEPDPTVEALITDHLERFRKFLLKSRGGNEEPHLDASISEERGRVLASVTLRSKGGHVTGSGRGHSAVESVTEALHKIRIQLQKRKEKVQDHHREKDAETA, encoded by the coding sequence ATGAACATTCATTACCGCAAGGTTGAACCGGATCCCACGGTGGAAGCCCTCATCACGGATCACCTGGAGCGATTCCGGAAGTTTCTCTTGAAGTCCCGGGGCGGCAATGAGGAGCCTCACCTGGACGCCTCCATTTCCGAAGAGCGCGGCCGAGTCCTGGCGTCGGTCACCCTTCGGTCGAAGGGTGGACACGTCACAGGCAGCGGCCGGGGTCACTCAGCCGTTGAATCGGTGACGGAGGCCCTTCATAAGATTCGCATTCAGCTCCAGAAGCGCAAGGAAAAGGTACAGGATCACCATCGGGAGAAAGATGCGGAGACCGCCTGA